In one Echinicola marina genomic region, the following are encoded:
- a CDS encoding Gfo/Idh/MocA family protein, producing MHHPLRILVVGCGNMGASHAQAYHQLDGFEICGLVARGKSNQELNEKMGTDYPLYSDYFEALDSTKPDAVCIATYPDTHEEYALKALEAGCHIFIEKPLADTVAGSERIVAAAKEAHKKVVVGYILRHHPSWMKFTEIAQGLGQPLVMRMNLNQQSHGRMWDVHRNLMKSLSPIVDCGVHYIDVMCQMTGSKPVRVSAIGARLTDDIPEDNYNYGQLQITFENGSVGWYEAGWGPMVSETAFFVKDVFGPKGSASIVAKEASGAGKSDSVDDHTKTESIRIHHAAINANNEFVKKDEWVEMKDEPGHQELCDREQTYFLKAIQEDIDLSSHLEDAVNSLKVAFACDESVKTGKMVEL from the coding sequence ATGCATCATCCTTTAAGAATTTTGGTGGTAGGTTGTGGAAATATGGGCGCCTCCCATGCCCAAGCATACCACCAATTGGACGGATTTGAGATTTGTGGCCTAGTGGCAAGAGGAAAAAGTAATCAGGAACTCAATGAGAAAATGGGCACAGACTACCCATTATACTCGGATTATTTTGAGGCCTTGGACAGCACAAAGCCTGATGCCGTTTGTATTGCCACTTATCCTGACACCCATGAGGAATATGCTTTGAAGGCCTTGGAAGCAGGCTGCCATATTTTTATAGAAAAGCCTTTAGCAGATACCGTTGCCGGTTCTGAGAGGATAGTCGCAGCAGCCAAAGAAGCCCATAAAAAAGTGGTGGTAGGCTATATCCTTAGGCATCACCCTTCCTGGATGAAGTTTACGGAGATCGCCCAGGGACTGGGACAGCCACTGGTGATGCGCATGAACCTCAACCAGCAAAGCCATGGCAGGATGTGGGATGTGCATAGAAACCTGATGAAAAGCCTTAGCCCCATCGTGGACTGCGGCGTACATTATATAGATGTGATGTGCCAGATGACCGGCTCCAAGCCAGTGAGGGTATCTGCCATCGGGGCAAGACTGACCGATGATATTCCAGAGGACAATTATAATTATGGACAATTACAAATCACCTTTGAAAACGGCTCGGTAGGCTGGTATGAAGCTGGCTGGGGACCAATGGTCAGCGAAACGGCCTTTTTTGTGAAGGATGTTTTTGGACCAAAGGGATCGGCCTCTATCGTGGCCAAGGAGGCCAGTGGGGCAGGCAAATCAGATTCTGTGGATGACCATACCAAAACAGAATCCATCCGCATCCACCATGCTGCCATTAATGCCAATAATGAATTTGTGAAAAAGGATGAATGGGTAGAAATGAAGGATGAACCCGGCCATCAGGAGCTTTGCGACCGGGAGCAGACCTATTTCCTTAAAGCCATCCAAGAGGACATCGACCTGTCTTCACATCTGGAGGACGCGGTCAATAGCTTAAAAGTAGCCTTTGCCTGTGATGAATCTGTGAAGACAGGGAAGATGGTGGAATTATAA
- a CDS encoding MGH1-like glycoside hydrolase domain-containing protein, with the protein MTYHLTKPKNNHYPVLLLLLIICAIISCNQAEPDYTAELNRLKREAKDSLLNDIVEFNAYKDRPASDGPYNSSNNSTFLQDNIPLFISSDKDFTEVYNYRWWMISKHLRSWKDPEENKDYWVFTEFFGWPAHGSVSGAISCPAGHQFYDLRWLRDPQYMKSYIDFYMKGYASKHDQREGTNFHSYIKRPESHHFSSWMIDGTEAFLKVHPDNAWRDALLPYMEKHQQVWDEKFMVHKEGAKTNGLYKILDLYDGMEFTISATMPLIESDGPYAIYTEQDWKKYYLGWNTIGNLQGSEHTKAYPKAFAHGYPLLYLVRPSINSYYYANLRSLSHLYGLKADESGQESDLLKSENYLKRADSLQQKALSVLWDEEEQFFYSYTAADNAYGVKDKRSRVRESVGYTPWYFNMVPKDDKKYDAAWEMLFSQNGFYNEKGMTTAEIQHPLYNEEAYAWNGRGWPFQNSVVNKAYANYLKNYKKEITESDKEQLYDLIKKLVDMHGEERNIGEWYIPSNGEQFGGVKDYFHSTFPDMLIEDLLGFKATHKDEFSLQTLLPNDQWDYFYLGNIRYHGHDIDIVWKEDWSPDIEGSQSKLCIWVDHQLVSKSNSLNEKISINLNQ; encoded by the coding sequence ATGACATATCATTTAACAAAACCCAAAAACAACCATTACCCTGTGCTGTTGCTATTACTTATAATATGCGCCATCATTAGCTGTAATCAAGCAGAACCGGATTATACCGCCGAACTAAATCGCCTTAAGCGTGAAGCTAAAGATTCATTATTGAATGATATCGTGGAGTTTAACGCTTACAAAGACCGGCCTGCATCTGACGGGCCTTATAATAGCAGCAACAACAGTACTTTTCTGCAGGACAATATCCCCTTATTTATATCTTCTGACAAAGACTTTACTGAAGTCTACAATTACCGTTGGTGGATGATTTCTAAACACTTACGCTCATGGAAAGACCCTGAGGAAAACAAGGACTATTGGGTTTTCACAGAATTCTTTGGATGGCCCGCCCATGGCAGTGTTAGCGGAGCGATATCTTGTCCGGCAGGGCATCAGTTTTATGACCTACGTTGGCTAAGAGACCCACAATATATGAAATCCTATATCGATTTTTATATGAAGGGATATGCCTCGAAACATGACCAACGTGAAGGGACCAATTTCCATAGCTACATTAAAAGGCCAGAAAGCCATCATTTTTCTAGTTGGATGATAGATGGTACAGAAGCATTTCTAAAAGTTCATCCTGATAATGCCTGGCGCGATGCTTTGCTTCCTTATATGGAAAAACACCAACAAGTATGGGATGAAAAATTCATGGTCCACAAAGAAGGTGCAAAAACAAATGGTTTATATAAGATTCTTGATCTATATGACGGCATGGAGTTTACTATTTCAGCAACCATGCCCCTTATAGAAAGTGATGGTCCCTATGCGATTTACACGGAACAAGATTGGAAGAAGTATTACCTCGGCTGGAATACCATTGGAAACCTCCAAGGGTCTGAACACACAAAAGCTTATCCCAAGGCTTTTGCCCATGGCTACCCTTTATTATACTTGGTTCGCCCATCCATCAACAGCTATTATTATGCAAACTTGCGCTCTTTGAGCCATCTTTATGGTTTAAAAGCCGATGAATCCGGTCAAGAATCAGATCTTTTAAAAAGCGAAAATTACCTAAAAAGGGCAGACTCATTGCAGCAGAAAGCACTTTCGGTACTTTGGGATGAGGAGGAACAGTTTTTCTATTCATATACCGCTGCCGATAATGCTTACGGGGTCAAGGACAAACGATCAAGGGTAAGAGAGTCTGTAGGCTATACGCCATGGTATTTTAATATGGTTCCCAAAGATGATAAAAAATACGATGCTGCTTGGGAAATGCTCTTTTCCCAAAATGGATTTTACAATGAAAAGGGCATGACCACTGCCGAAATACAGCATCCATTGTACAATGAAGAAGCCTATGCCTGGAACGGAAGAGGCTGGCCTTTTCAAAATTCCGTGGTCAATAAAGCCTATGCCAACTACCTGAAAAATTATAAAAAAGAAATCACGGAATCCGACAAAGAGCAACTTTATGACCTGATAAAAAAGCTGGTGGATATGCATGGAGAAGAGCGAAATATAGGAGAATGGTACATCCCTAGCAATGGGGAACAATTTGGTGGAGTCAAGGATTACTTCCATTCCACATTTCCCGATATGTTGATTGAAGATTTACTGGGCTTTAAAGCCACGCACAAAGATGAATTTTCGCTGCAAACGCTTCTACCAAATGACCAATGGGATTACTTTTATTTGGGCAATATCAGGTACCATGGACACGATATTGATATTGTATGGAAAGAGGATTGGAGTCCTGATATTGAAGGGAGTCAAAGTAAACTCTGTATTTGGGTTGACCATCAATTGGTATCAAAAAGTAATTCATTAAATGAAAAGATTTCAATAAACCTCAATCAATAG
- a CDS encoding helix-turn-helix domain-containing protein, whose amino-acid sequence MLDAINLKEKYKIFSTPKSEVEHRTAHQADHAVLNVYETSRLAHSFDLQFDNPVIVSMIQGKKIMHLKSQDGFEFLPGQSIVMPASELMYIDFPEASYNDPTQCLALEISEGFVQETMAWLNEHFPKVDEEKWSWSKDNFLLMNNQLVQENLNSLIRVMVDNGFGKQMKASNTTRELIASLMQTQARHYLLQNVNKLSTRNRLAHVVRFIRQNLQQNLDVDGLASQACLSRAQFFRAFQRELGETPVRFVNRERLELAKKQILWKGSNITEACFESGFSSVNYFSRVFKQFEGMSPTEWKERELVRKRA is encoded by the coding sequence ATGCTGGATGCCATCAATTTAAAGGAGAAATACAAGATCTTCAGCACCCCAAAATCTGAAGTGGAGCACAGGACTGCCCATCAGGCAGATCATGCCGTGCTAAATGTCTATGAAACCAGCAGATTGGCCCATAGTTTTGATCTCCAATTTGATAATCCTGTTATCGTAAGTATGATTCAGGGCAAGAAAATCATGCACCTGAAATCCCAGGATGGCTTTGAATTTTTGCCCGGCCAATCCATCGTCATGCCTGCTTCGGAACTGATGTATATCGATTTTCCTGAGGCCAGCTATAATGATCCCACCCAATGTTTGGCACTGGAAATCAGTGAGGGATTCGTGCAGGAAACCATGGCTTGGCTCAATGAACATTTTCCCAAAGTCGATGAGGAAAAGTGGTCTTGGAGTAAGGATAATTTTTTGTTGATGAACAACCAGCTGGTTCAGGAAAACCTCAATAGCCTGATCAGGGTGATGGTGGACAATGGCTTTGGAAAGCAAATGAAGGCCTCCAATACCACTCGGGAGTTGATCGCCAGTTTGATGCAGACACAGGCTAGGCATTATTTATTGCAAAATGTCAATAAGCTCAGCACCAGAAATAGGTTGGCCCATGTGGTCCGATTTATCCGTCAAAACTTACAGCAAAACCTGGATGTTGATGGCTTGGCCAGTCAGGCCTGTCTTTCCAGGGCCCAGTTTTTTAGGGCTTTCCAAAGGGAATTGGGAGAAACTCCCGTAAGGTTTGTCAATAGGGAAAGGCTGGAGCTGGCCAAGAAGCAAATTCTCTGGAAGGGCAGCAATATCACCGAAGCCTGTTTTGAAAGTGGCTTTAGCAGCGTGAACTATTTTTCCAGGGTCTTCAAGCAATTTGAAGGCATGTCCCCCACAGAATGGAAGGAAAGGGAGTTAGTAAGGAAAAGGGCTTAG
- a CDS encoding aldehyde dehydrogenase family protein: MTTIAQERPASQLARPEFKPHYDNFIGGKFVAPVGGEYFEVISPVDGKAFTKVARSKAADIELALDAAHKAFPKWSTSSATERSNVMLKIADRIENKLEYLAAVETIDNGKPVRETINADLALVVDHFRYFAGVIRAEEGSVAELDAFTVSMNIKEPLGVVGQIIPWNFPLLMATWKIAPAMAAGCCTVVKPAEQTPASIMVLMELIGDLIPDGVVNIVNGFGPEAGKPLAQSPRVAKVAFTGETTTGRLIMQYASENLNPVTMELGGKSPNVFFPSVMDEDDEFLDKCIEGAVMFALNQGEVCTCPSRILVHEKIYDAFMEKVIARAEAIQMGHPLDKNTMMGAQASKDQFEKILSYIDIGKQEGAEVLTGGKAASLNSGLENGYYIQPTLLGGHNKMRVFQEEIFGPVSSVTTFKNVEDAIEISNDTLYGLGAGVWTRNAHEAYQVPRAIKAGRVWVNCYHAYPAHAPFGGYKKSGFGRETHLMMLNHYRQNKNMLISYDKNKLGFF, encoded by the coding sequence ATGACCACTATCGCACAAGAAAGGCCAGCTAGCCAGTTGGCGCGACCAGAATTTAAACCCCACTATGACAATTTCATCGGCGGCAAATTTGTGGCCCCGGTGGGAGGAGAATATTTTGAAGTCATCAGCCCCGTAGATGGGAAAGCATTCACCAAAGTGGCAAGGAGCAAGGCTGCCGATATTGAATTGGCCTTGGATGCAGCCCATAAAGCTTTCCCAAAATGGAGCACATCCTCAGCAACAGAAAGGAGCAATGTCATGCTCAAGATTGCTGATAGAATAGAAAATAAACTGGAATATCTAGCAGCCGTAGAAACCATTGATAATGGTAAACCAGTGAGAGAGACCATCAATGCTGACCTGGCGTTGGTGGTCGATCATTTTAGGTACTTTGCAGGTGTGATCAGGGCGGAAGAAGGTTCAGTGGCGGAATTGGACGCCTTCACGGTATCCATGAATATTAAAGAACCCTTGGGAGTCGTCGGCCAGATCATTCCATGGAATTTTCCCCTATTGATGGCGACTTGGAAAATTGCTCCGGCCATGGCAGCAGGCTGCTGCACCGTCGTTAAACCTGCCGAGCAAACCCCGGCCTCCATTATGGTCCTCATGGAATTGATCGGCGACTTGATCCCTGACGGGGTGGTGAATATCGTCAACGGTTTTGGCCCGGAAGCCGGAAAGCCATTGGCGCAATCACCAAGGGTGGCCAAGGTGGCCTTTACCGGTGAAACTACCACAGGGAGATTAATCATGCAATATGCCTCCGAGAACCTCAATCCGGTCACCATGGAGTTGGGCGGCAAATCCCCCAATGTCTTCTTCCCATCCGTGATGGATGAAGATGATGAATTTTTAGACAAATGTATAGAAGGTGCCGTGATGTTTGCCCTCAACCAAGGAGAAGTTTGCACCTGCCCTAGCCGTATTCTCGTCCATGAAAAAATTTACGATGCCTTTATGGAGAAGGTCATCGCTAGAGCCGAGGCTATTCAAATGGGCCATCCTTTGGACAAAAACACCATGATGGGTGCCCAAGCTTCCAAAGACCAGTTTGAAAAGATCCTTAGCTATATTGATATAGGCAAGCAGGAAGGTGCCGAGGTCCTGACCGGAGGTAAAGCGGCCAGCTTAAATAGCGGTTTGGAAAATGGCTATTATATCCAACCTACCCTTTTGGGAGGGCATAATAAAATGCGGGTTTTCCAGGAAGAAATATTCGGACCGGTAAGTTCCGTCACCACCTTTAAGAATGTGGAAGATGCCATTGAAATTTCCAATGACACCTTGTATGGCTTGGGAGCGGGTGTATGGACCAGAAATGCCCATGAAGCCTATCAGGTTCCTCGAGCTATCAAAGCAGGTAGAGTTTGGGTCAACTGCTATCATGCCTATCCAGCACATGCACCTTTTGGGGGCTATAAAAAATCTGGTTTCGGTAGGGAAACGCACCTGATGATGCTTAACCATTATCGCCAGAACAAGAATATGCTGATCTCTTATGATAAAAATAAACTAGGATTCTTCTAG